One genomic region from Dermacentor variabilis isolate Ectoservices chromosome 6, ASM5094787v1, whole genome shotgun sequence encodes:
- the LOC142586345 gene encoding uncharacterized protein LOC142586345, whose protein sequence is MRLWLSVILFASLAVHLSARPPRRITRQSRNRGGGSSYARPDAGGAGGGGGDVDYGGPAPGVSWDDNVGPDVDLPAPGAGPAPGYGPGPGPAPGPAPAPPPRPRPAPGPAPGPAPGPGPAPGPARPAPGGGGGYGDGGYGGGGAGGAGGGGGGGGGGGGGGGGGGGHDDGQYHGHDDHGQWRLEDAIPGTPETDYPTFTTIPQTSFDCSAQEFPAGYYADVEARCQVFHICQSDGRSDAFLCPVGTIFNQRYFVCDWWQNVNCDEAPNYYNLNGDLYKPGPSWSPGGGAPDGHGYVPPAPAPAPPPRPGPAPGPAPAPYPGPAPAPAPAPYPAPAPAPAPAPAPYPSPAPAPAPAPYPGPAPGPAPSPGPAPDYGRPETPQPGPPSDYDQDDYDQPARGYGGGGRRPRANLAQPSDWNAVYYYDQPEQAEQGRSEESEQRSVEGEYQA, encoded by the exons ATGAGACTCTGGTTGAGCGTGATCCTCTTCG CTTCGCTGGCGGTCCACCTCTCCGCTCGGCCACCAAGAAGG ATAACCCGACAGTCGCGCAACCGTGGCGGCGGAAGCAGCTACGCGCGGCCTGACGCTGGCGGtgccggtggcggcggcggcgatgtCGACTACGGTGGTCCAGCACCCGGGGTGAGCTGGGACGATAACGTGGGACCCGACGTAGACCTACCCGCACCAGGAGCTGGTCCAGCGCCGGGCTATGGCCCTGGTCCGGGACCTGCACCGGGACCTGCTCCGGCACCACCGCCGAGGCCTA GACCGGCACCAGGCCCTGCTCCAGGACCGGCTCCTGGACCCGGGCCCGCGCCGGGACCGGCACGCCCAGCTCCTGGCGGTGGAGGCGGCTACGGCGATGGCGGTTACGGTGGTGGTGGAGCAGGCGgagcaggcggcggcggcggcggaggaggaggaggaggaggaggaggaggaggaggaggcggtcACGACGATGGCCAGTACCACGGCCACGATGACCACGGCCAGTGGCGCCTGGAGGACGCCATTCCCGGCACGCCGGAGACTGACTACCCTACTTTCACCACCATCCCGCAGACCAGTTTCGACTGCAGCGCGCAGGAGTTTCCGGCCGGGTACTACGCTGACGTCGAAGCACGATGCCAG GTGTTCCACATCTGCCAGTCGGACGGTCGCAGCGACGCCTTCCTCTGCCCCGTGGGAACCATCTTCAACCAGCGGTACTTCGTCTGCGACTGGTGGCAGAATGTGAACTGCGACGAGGCGCCCAACTATTACAATCTCAACGGCGACCTCTACAAGCCAGGGCCCTCGTGGAGTCCTGGCGGTGGTGCTCCCGACGGACACGGATACGTTCCACCGGCACCTGCTCCAGCTCCACCACCAAGACCAGGTCCTGCACCAGGTCCAGCCCCGGCCCCGTACCCCGGCCCGGCTCCAGCTCCTGCTCCAGCCCCGTACCCCGCCCCGGCTCCAGCTCCAGCCCCAGCTCCAGCTCCGTATCCCAGCCCAGCTCCAGCTCCAGCGCCAGCACCATATCCCGGTCCGGCTCCAGGTCCTGCTCCGAGTCCAGGGCCAGCACCCGATTACGGAAGGCCCGAGACGCCTCAGCCCGGACCTCCGTCGGATTACGACCAGGATGACTACGATCAGCCAGCGAGAGGCTACGGAGGAGGAGGTCGAAGGCCACGCGCAAACCTCGCGCAACCCAGCGACTGGAACGCCGTGTACTACTACGACCAACCCGAACAGGCAGAACAAGGCCGTTCAGAGGAGAGCGAACAGCGCAGCGTGGAAGGAGAGTATCAGGCGTAG